In Synechococcus sp. KORDI-100, a single window of DNA contains:
- a CDS encoding glycosyltransferase family 4 protein gives MKILLINHGTAGEWGGGDGVQIRETAKRLRQRGHYVVEQNTDRPLAKGFDLVHIFNCRVTSSFKQQVASCQAQGVPIVVSPIWINIGRAFWGSRGANSILQEAVNKEVNNIVGLLSSLKERTLVVHTDDGEIHANGHSSFDVGSLSETSKLLDQVDGLLPNSWLELQSIRSDLHWSGDCFEIAHYGVDSSIFLDADPTQFQQYSGINTPFVMQAGRIEPAKNQAMLCWALRNTTYPIVLVGSTKNWPAYSELCKQIAGDRLHIFPHLSQPLLASAYASAAVHVLPSWMETCGLVSLEASLSGTPIVGSTFGHELEYLQGEAWYCDPGNPLSISEAVVKAWNAGRGSKRPTAMKRKVIEQFNWERTVDMTERLYLKVLNK, from the coding sequence ATGAAGATCCTACTTATTAACCATGGAACAGCAGGTGAATGGGGTGGAGGAGACGGCGTTCAAATACGAGAAACTGCAAAACGTCTTCGGCAACGAGGACATTATGTCGTAGAACAAAATACTGATCGACCACTTGCAAAGGGTTTCGACTTGGTACATATTTTTAATTGTCGGGTAACATCATCATTTAAACAGCAGGTTGCATCTTGCCAAGCTCAGGGTGTTCCTATTGTAGTGTCTCCGATATGGATTAACATTGGAAGAGCTTTTTGGGGAAGTCGTGGAGCCAATTCAATACTGCAAGAAGCAGTTAACAAAGAAGTAAACAATATTGTCGGCTTACTTAGCAGTCTGAAGGAAAGAACCTTAGTGGTACACACTGACGATGGTGAAATCCATGCAAATGGCCATAGTAGTTTTGATGTAGGTTCACTCTCTGAAACATCTAAATTATTAGATCAAGTTGACGGTCTTCTACCAAACAGTTGGCTAGAGCTTCAAAGTATCCGAAGCGACCTTCATTGGAGTGGTGACTGCTTCGAGATTGCTCATTATGGTGTTGATTCGTCAATTTTTCTAGATGCTGATCCGACACAGTTTCAACAATACAGTGGAATCAACACACCATTTGTCATGCAAGCTGGTCGAATCGAACCGGCCAAAAATCAAGCCATGCTATGTTGGGCGTTGCGAAATACAACATACCCAATTGTACTCGTGGGTAGTACAAAAAACTGGCCAGCTTATTCGGAACTCTGCAAACAAATTGCAGGTGACCGACTCCATATCTTTCCACATCTTTCTCAGCCTTTATTAGCGTCAGCCTACGCCTCTGCAGCAGTTCACGTGCTTCCTAGTTGGATGGAAACATGCGGACTGGTCAGCTTGGAGGCATCCTTAAGTGGAACACCAATTGTTGGAAGCACTTTCGGCCATGAACTCGAATACCTCCAAGGGGAGGCTTGGTATTGCGATCCAGGAAATCCTTTAAGCATTAGTGAAGCAGTCGTAAAAGCTTGGAATGCAGGACGTGGATCTAAACGTCCAACAGCGATGAAGCGAAAGGTGATCGAACAGTTCAATTGGGAAAGAACTGTGGATATGACTGAACGTCTATATCTAAAAGTTCTTAATAAATAA
- a CDS encoding glycosyltransferase family 4 protein, giving the protein MQKPGVKIDVLLNSPGIHDEVRIRRPYEALQRSGVDCIIHERPFRLNQCTRKDSIVVWQRPLPESKEIMLEHLEWFMKRNCILLVDLDDHFEQFNVAQRGKLKQQDYAILRFSHGVITSNSWLAKEFFGYNPIVFTLDNCIGKSQRSNVILNHRPSKGEKIKILIANQNRHKEHLSLIPSLKNWLEEEDNIHLEIINDQALKSALPSKRITHHPLLTYLQYRNLLKTCQIALSPLEKGKKNRCKTVVKWQECTEEGVVLVAGPELYRVTLNNNVGCWVDNTEDIVTKARRIYTNETERINILKNAQQHIHNYGWECTAQSRWHRWLLEKIWQKQDKLNWLVSKRVKMLKGMGLNCKGKLSLKK; this is encoded by the coding sequence TTGCAGAAACCAGGAGTGAAAATAGACGTATTACTAAACTCACCAGGAATTCACGACGAAGTAAGGATCCGCCGACCTTACGAAGCACTTCAGAGAAGTGGAGTGGACTGCATCATTCACGAAAGGCCTTTTCGTTTGAATCAGTGCACACGAAAAGATAGCATTGTGGTGTGGCAAAGACCTCTACCGGAAAGTAAAGAAATTATGCTGGAACATCTGGAATGGTTTATGAAACGCAATTGCATTCTACTTGTCGATCTAGATGATCATTTTGAGCAATTCAACGTAGCACAAAGAGGTAAGTTAAAGCAACAAGATTATGCCATATTGCGGTTCAGTCATGGTGTCATCACAAGCAACAGTTGGCTTGCCAAAGAATTTTTCGGATACAATCCAATTGTTTTTACGCTAGATAATTGTATAGGAAAAAGTCAACGTAGTAATGTCATCCTTAACCATCGTCCTTCAAAGGGGGAAAAAATAAAAATATTGATTGCAAATCAAAATCGCCATAAAGAACATCTGAGCCTGATCCCCTCACTTAAAAATTGGCTAGAGGAGGAGGACAATATCCACTTAGAAATAATTAATGACCAAGCATTAAAATCTGCACTTCCAAGCAAACGAATCACACACCATCCATTGCTAACATACTTACAGTATCGCAACCTTCTTAAAACATGTCAGATTGCACTATCACCACTAGAAAAAGGCAAAAAAAACCGTTGCAAAACAGTGGTTAAGTGGCAAGAATGTACAGAAGAGGGAGTTGTTCTAGTTGCCGGACCAGAACTTTATAGGGTAACTCTAAATAATAACGTTGGGTGCTGGGTTGACAATACTGAAGATATCGTCACAAAGGCGAGAAGAATATACACGAATGAAACTGAGAGAATAAATATTCTAAAAAATGCTCAACAGCATATTCACAACTATGGCTGGGAATGCACAGCGCAGAGCCGGTGGCATCGATGGTTGCTAGAAAAAATATGGCAAAAACAGGATAAGCTGAATTGGTTAGTCAGTAAACGTGTCAAAATGCTTAAGGGCATGGGTCTAAACTGTAAAGGTAAGTTAAGCCTCAAAAAATGA
- a CDS encoding glycosyltransferase family 9 protein gives MIVLGSCKVGNFVVSTPVLRGLKARFPSSTLGFVGSEVTRDFELAMDQIDWRESWDRNYSGAASTLFCSIEEHISSHGSVDLVINLDGFNPVTCVLAALLQPKYVLGGSLDSDLRRSLPWGELSAQKFLADNDWDSSDFLARYHGFFSSNYIGELFVKLAFVQEYVDSSDIILPFVAPNFTVPDVLIHCTTARSAKIWPFAYWKIVIEFLEGNDMTIGLVGSPPRLQTETYNSGDGEEFLLANSSLIDLRGKTSLIQLAGACRAARAVISVDAGPLHIAAAVGTPTFAIVGNDSDAIGASPIRLWMPRCDNVSRSVSPYTCDRCASNHFRNDECLVDGHPCMSMMLPNQVINWLINTFSLIQES, from the coding sequence TTGATCGTTCTGGGCTCATGTAAGGTTGGCAATTTTGTTGTTAGTACTCCTGTTTTAAGAGGTTTGAAAGCCCGTTTTCCATCCTCAACTCTTGGTTTTGTTGGTTCTGAGGTTACACGCGACTTCGAGCTAGCTATGGATCAAATTGATTGGCGAGAAAGTTGGGATAGAAATTACTCTGGAGCTGCTTCTACTCTATTTTGTTCGATTGAAGAACATATTTCTTCGCATGGTTCTGTTGATCTTGTGATTAATCTCGATGGATTCAATCCCGTGACATGTGTTTTGGCAGCCTTACTTCAACCAAAGTATGTTCTAGGCGGATCATTAGATTCTGATTTGCGTCGTTCTTTGCCATGGGGTGAGTTGTCTGCACAGAAGTTTCTTGCAGACAACGATTGGGATAGCTCTGATTTTCTTGCTCGTTATCATGGGTTTTTTAGTTCAAACTATATCGGTGAATTATTTGTTAAATTGGCTTTCGTACAAGAATATGTCGATTCTAGCGATATTATTCTTCCTTTTGTGGCTCCAAATTTTACTGTTCCAGACGTACTTATACACTGTACTACTGCACGTTCTGCAAAGATTTGGCCCTTTGCGTATTGGAAGATTGTTATTGAGTTTTTGGAAGGGAATGACATGACCATTGGCTTAGTTGGTAGTCCTCCCAGGTTGCAGACTGAGACCTATAATTCTGGAGATGGAGAAGAGTTTCTTTTAGCGAATAGTTCTTTAATTGATCTACGTGGTAAGACGTCTTTAATCCAATTGGCCGGCGCTTGTCGTGCTGCTCGAGCTGTTATCAGCGTTGATGCAGGACCACTGCATATTGCTGCTGCAGTAGGCACTCCAACCTTTGCCATTGTAGGTAATGATAGTGACGCGATTGGTGCAAGTCCGATTAGGTTATGGATGCCACGTTGCGATAATGTTTCTCGCTCAGTCTCGCCATATACTTGTGATCGATGTGCATCTAACCATTTTCGTAACGACGAATGTCTTGTAGACGGTCATCCTTGCATGTCAATGATGTTACCAAATCAGGTGATTAATTGGTTGATCAATACATTCTCACTCATACAGGAATCATAG
- a CDS encoding DUF5672 family protein: protein MDKESKHKLIIDYRERLFINHCVFSLDQLFPHIDFQADAKIKGYNEYGAIIIDNRINSQWLFTIANTATMCPVGTHIYAVCDNQSKSSAQDTIGKLGEKIHVDIIEVEQIKESFRIDNIYEYSKMLKDRSFWNYFDENKLLISQTDALIIKPIQEFYFELPYLGAPFIPSQIIEIYSERNKYREIKNFYKYESAVHNKPNKSLYPNLVGNGGLSIRHRDAMKKLIGKFGKETDDNEPEDLFFSRYINQIFESTPIEIAQSFACEAKFHEEAIGNHACWKYFKSKEMAIHFENHIKTLLSMIPV, encoded by the coding sequence ATGGACAAAGAGAGCAAACACAAGCTGATCATAGACTATAGAGAAAGGCTATTTATCAATCATTGCGTTTTTTCTCTCGATCAATTATTCCCACATATTGATTTTCAAGCAGATGCTAAAATAAAAGGATATAACGAATATGGTGCGATCATTATCGACAATAGAATCAATAGCCAATGGCTTTTTACAATCGCTAACACAGCTACGATGTGTCCCGTAGGCACACATATTTATGCAGTCTGCGATAATCAAAGTAAAAGCTCAGCACAAGATACGATCGGCAAGCTTGGAGAAAAAATTCACGTTGACATTATCGAAGTAGAGCAAATCAAAGAATCCTTTAGAATTGATAATATATATGAATACAGCAAAATGCTCAAAGACAGATCGTTCTGGAATTACTTTGACGAGAATAAATTACTTATTAGTCAAACAGACGCATTAATTATCAAGCCAATTCAAGAATTCTATTTTGAACTGCCATATCTAGGCGCTCCCTTCATACCTTCGCAGATTATAGAAATTTACAGCGAAAGAAATAAATATCGCGAAATCAAGAACTTTTACAAGTACGAATCCGCGGTACATAACAAACCCAATAAATCTTTATATCCAAATCTTGTTGGTAATGGAGGCTTATCAATTAGACACAGAGATGCAATGAAGAAATTAATCGGAAAATTTGGTAAAGAAACAGACGACAACGAACCCGAAGATTTATTTTTTAGTAGATACATCAACCAAATATTCGAATCGACTCCAATAGAGATTGCGCAAAGCTTTGCATGTGAAGCAAAATTTCACGAGGAGGCTATCGGAAATCACGCATGTTGGAAATATTTCAAAAGCAAAGAGATGGCGATACATTTTGAAAACCATATAAAAACATTATTATCTATGATTCCTGTATGA
- a CDS encoding sulfotransferase — translation MMNFVICGAQKSGTSAFHSYLGCHPEISIAETKELHLFDNETRDWSDQGINKIDNEIEHFFIPSKQTKVMGEATPVSLWWKPAIERIWKYNPEMRLIAILRNPITRAYANWRMERLRGRETDELPLSLAQEEIRCRGALPLQDRVKSYLSRGFYTEQLRRAWQFFPRDQMLIIKQDDLIDQPETVLNKTYKFLGVSPQKILQKLHIPSWRAEISHAGKKAGLENLIPHTAPVATLNSLKDVYREEIEAIEKMLDWDCKDWLSLS, via the coding sequence ATGATGAACTTCGTCATCTGTGGCGCTCAAAAGAGTGGAACTAGCGCTTTTCACAGTTATCTAGGGTGCCATCCTGAAATTTCAATCGCAGAAACGAAAGAGCTCCATCTCTTCGACAATGAAACAAGAGATTGGAGCGATCAGGGAATTAATAAAATTGACAACGAGATAGAACATTTTTTCATACCAAGCAAGCAAACAAAAGTAATGGGAGAGGCAACACCTGTCAGCTTATGGTGGAAGCCAGCGATCGAAAGAATATGGAAGTACAACCCAGAAATGCGTTTGATTGCAATCCTAAGGAACCCAATCACGAGAGCATACGCAAATTGGAGAATGGAACGCCTTCGCGGAAGAGAAACAGATGAGCTTCCCTTAAGTTTGGCTCAAGAAGAAATCCGGTGCAGAGGTGCGTTACCGCTTCAAGATAGAGTTAAATCCTATCTCAGCAGAGGATTTTATACTGAACAACTAAGAAGAGCCTGGCAATTTTTTCCCAGAGATCAAATGTTGATCATCAAGCAAGATGACCTTATAGACCAACCAGAAACTGTATTGAATAAAACCTACAAATTTCTGGGAGTTTCGCCACAGAAAATTCTACAAAAACTTCACATACCGTCATGGCGAGCAGAGATTAGTCACGCGGGAAAGAAAGCAGGCCTGGAAAACTTGATTCCACATACAGCGCCAGTTGCAACACTCAATTCACTTAAGGACGTTTACAGAGAGGAAATTGAAGCCATCGAAAAAATGCTAGATTGGGACTGCAAAGACTGGCTTTCACTAAGTTAA
- a CDS encoding glycosyltransferase, which yields MIDPRLSGPPESLNHVVQVLNLWRSADQSSALHYIDQLSPIEFEKSALLFELRCRCHGFVGPRLLVDGLWFVRSYGGISRVWEQILQTLSIPGMCFPDAPVSIIDRHSCLAISDRFPQMIGSSVDPLNWCLLPAVSDENSVLCSQNGADVFVSSWISSSGHKKPVCSELALVHDCIPDRMPDLDPSLRSLRRRWLVGASDHLAVSASTAADLSQVLGHQSSFCSWCHPCTIDGFDKSFPSVEIQSQLFAQLDLPAPYVLLPATAGIGTYKNPELLLSALSDCRLGQVHLVLCGRSSLRHVDSFCRFHPSLEGRVHGRVFNDFELRLAYQGALAVVVPSRFEGFGLPVIEALAANSVVITTDVPGLREAASGAVPTVGSGDPQALADWLSLLLDPSSLAWLRRHLERRRRRRMSQLHPDLLGLSLLSKARRLASSLSR from the coding sequence ATGATTGATCCTCGGCTTTCAGGTCCCCCTGAATCTTTAAATCATGTTGTTCAAGTTTTGAATTTATGGAGAAGTGCTGATCAGTCTTCTGCTTTGCACTATATAGATCAACTTAGTCCTATTGAATTTGAAAAATCAGCTCTGCTTTTTGAGTTAAGATGTCGTTGTCATGGCTTTGTTGGTCCACGTCTTCTCGTTGATGGTCTTTGGTTTGTTCGATCTTATGGCGGTATATCTAGGGTTTGGGAGCAAATTTTGCAAACCTTGTCCATCCCTGGAATGTGCTTTCCGGACGCTCCTGTCTCCATTATTGATCGCCATTCATGTCTAGCTATTTCTGATCGCTTTCCTCAGATGATTGGCTCAAGTGTTGATCCTCTTAATTGGTGTTTACTTCCAGCTGTCTCTGATGAAAATAGTGTTCTTTGTTCCCAAAACGGCGCTGATGTCTTTGTCTCCAGTTGGATTAGCTCTTCTGGCCACAAAAAACCTGTATGCAGCGAGTTGGCACTTGTTCATGATTGCATTCCTGATCGAATGCCTGATCTTGATCCATCTCTCAGGAGTTTGCGTCGACGCTGGCTAGTGGGCGCATCTGATCATTTGGCTGTCTCTGCCTCGACCGCAGCCGATCTATCTCAAGTTCTAGGCCATCAATCTTCTTTTTGTTCGTGGTGTCATCCATGTACGATTGATGGTTTTGATAAGTCTTTCCCTTCTGTAGAGATTCAGTCTCAACTTTTTGCGCAGCTTGATCTCCCCGCTCCCTATGTTTTGTTGCCGGCTACTGCTGGTATTGGAACCTACAAAAATCCAGAACTTCTTTTATCGGCATTGTCTGATTGTCGCCTTGGGCAGGTTCATCTTGTGTTGTGTGGACGTTCCTCTTTGAGACATGTGGATTCGTTCTGTCGTTTTCATCCGTCACTGGAAGGCAGGGTTCATGGACGTGTTTTTAACGATTTTGAACTTCGGCTGGCTTATCAAGGTGCTCTTGCTGTTGTTGTGCCCAGCCGATTTGAGGGTTTCGGCCTCCCGGTGATTGAGGCACTTGCTGCGAATAGCGTTGTGATTACCACCGATGTTCCTGGTCTTCGGGAGGCAGCTTCTGGAGCCGTCCCAACTGTCGGCAGCGGTGACCCCCAAGCTTTAGCTGATTGGCTCTCGCTTCTCCTCGATCCAAGCTCATTGGCCTGGCTTCGTCGCCACCTCGAGCGACGTCGACGTCGACGAATGTCCCAGCTCCACCCGGATCTCTTGGGCTTGTCCCTTTTATCCAAAGCAAGACGTCTGGCTTCATCCCTGTCTCGGTAG
- the secA gene encoding preprotein translocase subunit SecA, which produces MLKLLLGDPNARKLKRYQPIVTDVNVLEEDIAPWSDDDLRRRTADFRERLANAGTLENQRPVLDEILPEAFAVVREAGKRVLGMRHFDVQLIGGMVLHEGQIAEMKTGEGKTLVATLPSYLNALTGRGVHVVTVNDYLARRDAEWMGQVHRFLGLSVGLIQQDMRPEERRLNYACDITYATNSELGFDYLRDNMAADISEVVQRQFQYCVIDEVDSILIDEARTPLIISGQVERPQEKYQQAAELANALERAAEMGKDGIDPEGDYEVDEKQRSCTLTDEGFAKSEQILGVQDLYDPKDPWAHYITNALKAKELFVKDVNYIVRDREAVIVDEFTGRVMPGRRWSDGQHQAIEAKESLPIQPETQTLASITYQNFFLLYPRLAGMTGTAKTEEVEFEKTYKLQTTIVPTNRVRARQDWADQVYKTEAAKWRAVANETAEIHKKGRPVLVGTTSVEKSELLSSLLAEQEIPHNLLNAKPENVERESEIVAQAGRAGAVTIATNMAGRGTDIILGGNSDYMARLKLREVLLPRLVRPEEGHRPPVPLQRSASAGFAETPIALAPSRVSDSLYPCSLADDTDQVLGDLARGLVKAWGDRALSVIELEERIATAAEKAPTDDPHIQALRGAIARVRSEYDTVVKQEEERVRDAGGLHVIGTERHESRRVDNQLRGRAGRQGDPGSTRFFLSLGDNLLRIFGGDRVAGLMNAFRVEEDMPIESGMLTRSLEGAQKKVETYYYDIRKQVFEYDEVMNNQRRAVYSERRRVLDGRALKKQVIGYGERTMNEIVEAYVNPDLPPEEWDLEQLVGKVKEFVHLLEDLTPDQVQGLGMDELKAFLQEQLRNAYDIKEGQIEQQRPGLMREAERFFILQQIDTLWREHLQAMDALRESVGLRGYGQKDPLIEYKNEGYDMFLEMMTNMRRNVIYSMFMFQPQVP; this is translated from the coding sequence ATGCTCAAGCTCCTGCTGGGTGATCCCAATGCCCGCAAGCTGAAGCGCTACCAGCCGATCGTCACAGACGTCAATGTCCTGGAGGAGGACATTGCTCCTTGGAGTGACGACGACCTACGTAGACGTACTGCTGACTTTCGTGAGCGTCTGGCCAACGCCGGTACTCTCGAGAATCAGCGGCCCGTGCTGGATGAAATCCTCCCCGAGGCGTTTGCAGTGGTACGGGAAGCAGGCAAGCGCGTTCTAGGCATGCGTCATTTTGATGTGCAGCTGATCGGTGGCATGGTTCTGCATGAAGGCCAGATTGCCGAAATGAAGACCGGTGAGGGTAAAACTTTGGTGGCCACCCTTCCCAGCTATCTCAACGCGTTGACGGGGCGTGGTGTTCATGTGGTCACAGTCAACGATTACTTGGCGCGACGTGATGCTGAGTGGATGGGCCAAGTTCATCGTTTTCTGGGCCTATCCGTTGGCTTGATCCAACAGGACATGCGGCCTGAGGAACGTCGTCTCAATTACGCCTGCGACATCACCTATGCCACCAACTCGGAGCTTGGTTTCGACTACTTGCGGGACAACATGGCGGCGGACATCAGCGAGGTGGTGCAACGCCAGTTCCAATATTGCGTGATAGATGAAGTGGATTCGATCTTGATTGATGAGGCTCGAACGCCGTTGATCATTTCTGGCCAGGTTGAGAGGCCTCAGGAGAAGTATCAGCAGGCTGCCGAACTTGCTAATGCCCTTGAGCGTGCCGCCGAAATGGGTAAGGACGGCATTGACCCGGAAGGTGATTATGAGGTAGATGAGAAGCAGAGAAGTTGCACACTCACCGATGAGGGCTTTGCTAAATCTGAGCAGATCCTTGGTGTCCAGGATCTCTATGACCCTAAGGATCCTTGGGCTCACTACATCACGAATGCCCTAAAGGCCAAGGAGTTATTTGTTAAGGATGTGAACTATATCGTTCGTGATCGAGAAGCGGTGATCGTCGACGAGTTCACTGGACGGGTGATGCCTGGGCGTCGTTGGAGCGATGGCCAGCATCAGGCGATTGAAGCCAAGGAATCACTTCCGATTCAACCTGAAACCCAGACCCTCGCTTCAATCACGTATCAGAACTTTTTTCTTCTTTACCCGAGGCTTGCTGGCATGACGGGTACGGCCAAGACTGAAGAAGTGGAATTTGAAAAGACCTACAAATTGCAGACCACGATTGTTCCAACCAATCGGGTACGTGCCCGCCAGGATTGGGCTGATCAGGTCTATAAAACCGAAGCTGCTAAGTGGCGTGCCGTCGCCAATGAAACCGCTGAGATCCACAAGAAGGGTCGTCCGGTGTTGGTGGGAACAACTTCGGTTGAGAAAAGTGAGCTACTCAGTTCCCTGTTGGCTGAGCAGGAGATCCCTCACAACTTGTTGAATGCCAAACCGGAGAATGTGGAACGCGAATCTGAGATCGTTGCCCAGGCCGGACGGGCAGGCGCTGTGACGATTGCCACAAATATGGCTGGGCGTGGGACGGACATTATTCTTGGTGGTAATAGCGACTACATGGCGCGCCTCAAGCTGCGTGAGGTGTTATTGCCACGCTTGGTACGACCGGAGGAGGGTCATCGTCCTCCCGTTCCCCTGCAACGCAGTGCTTCAGCTGGATTTGCGGAGACGCCCATAGCTCTAGCTCCATCCCGCGTCAGCGACAGTCTTTATCCATGTTCATTAGCCGATGATACGGACCAGGTTCTTGGCGACCTGGCCCGAGGCTTGGTGAAGGCATGGGGCGATCGAGCGTTGAGTGTGATCGAGTTGGAGGAACGTATTGCGACTGCTGCCGAGAAAGCCCCAACGGACGATCCCCATATTCAGGCCCTCCGGGGTGCGATCGCGAGAGTTCGCTCTGAATATGACACCGTCGTGAAGCAGGAAGAAGAGCGCGTCCGTGATGCCGGAGGTCTTCATGTGATTGGGACGGAACGCCATGAATCCCGCCGGGTGGACAACCAGCTGCGGGGGCGCGCAGGTCGTCAGGGTGATCCTGGATCGACACGTTTCTTCCTATCTCTTGGGGACAATCTTTTGAGGATCTTTGGAGGGGATCGCGTTGCTGGCTTGATGAATGCCTTCCGGGTGGAGGAAGATATGCCGATTGAATCAGGTATGCTCACTCGCTCTTTAGAGGGTGCTCAGAAGAAGGTTGAGACCTATTACTACGACATCCGTAAGCAGGTATTTGAGTACGACGAGGTGATGAACAACCAGCGTCGAGCTGTCTATTCAGAACGACGCCGTGTCCTGGATGGACGGGCATTAAAAAAGCAAGTTATTGGTTATGGAGAGCGGACAATGAATGAAATCGTCGAGGCGTATGTAAATCCTGACCTTCCACCAGAAGAGTGGGATCTGGAGCAACTTGTTGGCAAGGTGAAAGAATTTGTTCATCTACTTGAAGATCTCACTCCTGATCAGGTGCAGGGCCTTGGAATGGACGAACTGAAGGCTTTTCTCCAGGAGCAGCTTCGTAATGCTTATGACATCAAGGAGGGCCAGATTGAGCAGCAGCGCCCCGGCTTGATGAGGGAAGCGGAGCGTTTCTTCATCCTTCAGCAGATCGATACATTGTGGCGTGAACATCTTCAGGCGATGGATGCCCTAAGAGAATCTGTGGGGTTACGAGGTTATGGTCAAAAAGATCCTCTCATTGAATATAAAAATGAGGGATATGATATGTTCCTCGAGATGATGACAAACATGCGCCGTAATGTTATCTATTCGATGTTCATGTTTCAGCCTCAGGTGCCTTGA
- a CDS encoding sulfotransferase — protein MTYNMRREAPRTLYTLTPSYQGVSGDLFEVIVVDNGSQFPVGQHAVESVDSGFRYVELPPGNPSPAAALNHGVALSRAPAVALLIDGARMLSPGVIRYALQALRVHVRPVISTLGCHLGAKPQQQSVADGYDAAAEDALLESVPWQRNGYRLFDISCLAESSKHGVLSPLVESNALVMPRQLFDELGGLDERFTSPGGGLVNLDFYQRALALPDVQLVTLLGEASFHQVHGGVSTGTENRWREMCDEYQRIRGMVFDPYPRPWPRSDYLGQLSRSYLPWLKRALVLRRRFYAGFEGNPHVGEHAPSRKSFDQATRTVVVLGMHRSGTSLLTGTLQEAGLNLGNVVHAAPHNRKGNRESIAIRTLHEDLLQRSGGSWHQPPDSVEWSPVHQAMRDLIIAQFQGQSVWGFKDPRTVFCFEGWLEVLPQIQVVAIVRHPESVARSLQARDGFSLDQGFDLWLRYNLRLKFWLEQLPVPLLYFDENLSTFRVHAASLIEHLKLPRQLSADDLKFGEASLQHQAPRGLTLPTAVRDLFEALCARSVSSFPTPLKIPKSPDL, from the coding sequence GTGACTTACAACATGCGAAGGGAAGCCCCTCGCACGTTGTATACCCTTACCCCTTCTTATCAGGGTGTTTCCGGTGATCTGTTTGAAGTCATAGTTGTTGATAATGGATCACAATTTCCAGTTGGTCAGCATGCAGTGGAGAGTGTTGACTCAGGCTTTCGTTATGTCGAGCTTCCGCCCGGCAATCCATCTCCTGCAGCGGCCCTTAACCATGGTGTTGCTCTAAGTCGTGCACCTGCTGTCGCCCTCTTGATTGATGGCGCCCGCATGCTCTCTCCAGGGGTCATCCGCTATGCCCTGCAGGCTTTGCGGGTCCATGTTCGCCCGGTGATCAGTACGTTGGGGTGTCATCTCGGAGCGAAGCCCCAGCAGCAATCCGTGGCTGACGGGTATGACGCGGCGGCTGAAGATGCCTTGCTTGAGTCGGTGCCGTGGCAGCGCAACGGTTACCGCCTCTTCGACATTAGTTGTTTGGCTGAATCATCGAAGCATGGGGTGTTGTCTCCTTTGGTCGAGAGCAATGCGCTCGTGATGCCGCGCCAGCTCTTTGATGAACTCGGTGGTTTGGATGAGCGGTTTACGAGTCCAGGTGGTGGCCTGGTGAATTTGGATTTTTATCAGCGTGCGCTTGCGCTTCCCGATGTTCAGTTGGTGACGTTGCTTGGAGAGGCAAGCTTTCACCAGGTTCATGGAGGAGTGTCTACGGGAACGGAGAACCGCTGGCGTGAGATGTGTGACGAGTATCAGCGCATTCGCGGGATGGTTTTTGATCCTTATCCGAGGCCATGGCCGCGCAGCGACTATCTCGGACAACTATCTCGATCTTATTTGCCATGGCTGAAAAGGGCGTTGGTTCTAAGGCGTCGCTTCTATGCCGGTTTCGAGGGAAATCCTCACGTGGGTGAACATGCCCCCTCAAGAAAAAGCTTCGATCAAGCCACACGCACAGTTGTGGTGCTTGGAATGCATCGCAGTGGTACAAGTCTTCTTACAGGGACTCTTCAGGAAGCAGGTTTAAATCTTGGGAATGTTGTACATGCTGCGCCTCACAATCGTAAGGGAAACCGAGAGTCGATTGCAATCAGAACCTTGCACGAAGACCTCTTGCAGCGTTCTGGGGGCAGTTGGCATCAGCCACCAGATTCAGTGGAGTGGTCACCAGTGCATCAAGCCATGAGAGATTTAATTATCGCTCAGTTTCAAGGGCAGTCAGTTTGGGGATTCAAGGACCCTCGAACAGTCTTCTGTTTTGAGGGTTGGCTTGAGGTGTTGCCACAGATTCAAGTGGTAGCGATTGTGCGACATCCCGAATCGGTTGCGCGTTCGTTGCAAGCTCGGGATGGTTTTTCTCTTGATCAGGGATTCGATCTCTGGTTGCGTTACAACCTTCGCTTGAAATTTTGGTTGGAACAGTTGCCGGTACCACTTCTATACTTTGACGAAAATCTTTCCACTTTCCGGGTTCACGCTGCAAGCTTGATTGAACACTTGAAGTTGCCAAGACAATTAAGTGCTGATGATTTGAAATTTGGTGAAGCTTCTTTACAGCATCAGGCCCCTCGAGGCCTGACTCTTCCAACTGCTGTACGGGATCTCTTCGAAGCCTTGTGTGCTCGTTCCGTCAGCTCTTTTCCGACTCCCCTAAAAATTCCAAAATCTCCCGATCTTTGA